A stretch of Tripterygium wilfordii isolate XIE 37 chromosome 11, ASM1340144v1, whole genome shotgun sequence DNA encodes these proteins:
- the LOC120009687 gene encoding auxin-responsive protein SAUR50-like has product MSAGLGKCSKIRHIVRLRQMLKRWRNKARMSSSTHRIPSDVPAGHVAVCVGTNCRRFVVRATYLNHPVFKKLLVQAEEEFGFTNHGPLLIPCDESVFEEVLRYVSRSESGKSTRFMNLEDFHKYCHVGLRSTKLGFWPESRPLLSGLAEKTIW; this is encoded by the coding sequence ATGTCTGCGGGCCTAGGAAAATGCAGCAAAATACGGCACATTGTACGGCTCCGCCAAATGCTAAAGCGATGGCGTAACAAAGCCAGGATGTCTTCGTCGACCCATCGAATCCCATCTGACGTACCGGCAGGACACGTGGCGGTGTGCGTGGGGACTAACTGCAGGAGATTTGTGGTGCGGGCGACGTACCTGAACCACCCCGTCTTCAAGAAGCTACTTGTCCAAGCGGAAGAGGAATTCGGGTTCACTAACCACGGCCCGTTACTGATACCGTGCGACGAGTCGGTGTTTGAGGAAGTGCTCCGGTATGTATCCAGATCCGAGTCTGGAAAGTCGACCCGATTTATGAATTTGGAGGATTTTCATAAATACTGCCACGTGGGGTTGAGGAGCACGAAGCTTGGTTTCTGGCCTGAATCTCGACCGTTGCTTAGCGGCTTAGCGGAGAAGACAATCTGGTAA